TTGAAGAAGTGATCGCGCCGCGCGTTGAAAGGAAACCGAGATGAAAATCGATATCGAGCGGGAAGACGACGGGCGCTGGATCGCGGAAGCGCCGGATTTGCCTGGAGTCATGGCCTACGGACTCACTCGATCCGAGGCCATTGTCAAAGTGGAAGCGCTGGCGCTTCGGGTACTGGCGGATCGGTTGGATCATGGCGAATCGATTCCGGAATTGAACGAACTGTTTGCGCTTCCATCATGACTCAATGGTCATCCAGCAAAGAGCGCCAGGTCCTTGCCGCGCTCCTTCGCATCGGTTGGTCGATCAAGCGCGAAGCGAGAGGTTCGCACCGCGTCCTTCAGCGATCAGGATGGCCAGACTATGTTTTCGCATTTCACGACCATGATGAGA
The sequence above is drawn from the Candidatus Omnitrophota bacterium genome and encodes:
- a CDS encoding type II toxin-antitoxin system HicB family antitoxin → MKIDIEREDDGRWIAEAPDLPGVMAYGLTRSEAIVKVEALALRVLADRLDHGESIPELNELFALPS
- a CDS encoding type II toxin-antitoxin system HicA family toxin, which translates into the protein MTQWSSSKERQVLAALLRIGWSIKREARGSHRVLQRSGWPDYVFAFHDHDEIGPRMLGRISKHTGLKPDDL